The following are encoded together in the Lathyrus oleraceus cultivar Zhongwan6 chromosome 3, CAAS_Psat_ZW6_1.0, whole genome shotgun sequence genome:
- the LOC127126825 gene encoding uncharacterized protein LOC127126825 has translation MMKTTEMESLIPKPTRYLRRRRYQRLDVDGAAAGDGKKTKVIRLRKRQWRMRVVPRLTWAIRSPLKMWTKVKNTYEKFMLRSMNTETTFENQKTRDVSKDYSRDAFEARLIFEISKALVASHELNSK, from the coding sequence ATGATGAAAACCACTGAAATGGAGTCACTAATACCTAAACCAACTAGGTACTTACGGAGGCGGCGATACCAACGTCTCGACGTCGATGGCGCCGCCGCCGGTGACGGGAAGAAGACGAAGGTTATAAGGTTGAGAAAAAGGCAGTGGAGGATGAGGGTAGTTCCGAGGTTAACATGGGCTATTAGATCACCGTTGAAGATGTGGACAAAGGTTAAGAACACTTATGAGAAGTTTATGTTGAGGTCGATGAACACTGAGACAACGTTTGAAAATCAAAAGACTCGTGATGTTTCTAAGGATTACTCTCGTGATGCTTTTGAGGCTAGGCTTATATTTGAGATCTCTAAAGCTTTGGTTGCTTCTCATGAACTGAATTCCAAGTAA